In Flavobacterium cerinum, one genomic interval encodes:
- a CDS encoding DUF190 domain-containing protein, which yields MVQAQIFIDKDELRGTRPLYEFILLFLLEKNIAGATAFNGFMGFGKHQKLKRPNREFSFDETPLVISFVDTKENVEEAIKELRNVYSGGLIITHAVEQW from the coding sequence ATGGTACAGGCTCAGATTTTTATAGACAAAGACGAATTAAGAGGCACACGCCCTTTGTACGAATTCATCTTATTGTTTCTGTTGGAAAAGAATATAGCAGGAGCAACAGCATTTAACGGGTTTATGGGTTTCGGAAAACACCAGAAACTGAAAAGACCCAACAGAGAATTTTCTTTTGACGAAACACCATTGGTAATTTCATTCGTTGATACCAAAGAAAATGTAGAAGAGGCCATAAAAGAATTGCGTAACGTGTACAGCGGTGGTTTAATTATCACGCACGCTGTAGAACAATGGTAA
- the sufD gene encoding Fe-S cluster assembly protein SufD, protein MDLKEKLISSFMAFEERVDVQATLHDIRTEALKNFENKGFPTKKEEAWKYTSLNAILKKDFSVFPKEESAVDFKDVKKYFLNDLDTYKVVFIDGVFSSFLSSTTHDGLDVCLMSSALTKPKYKMIIDTYFNQVAEKEESLTSLNTAFAYEGAYINIPKSKVADKPIEIIYFSTGNEAALMVQPRNLIIVGENAHVQITERHQSLNENPVLINSVTEIFAHKRAIVDFYKIQNDVQTATLIDNTYISQKQESIVSVHTFSFGGNITRNNLNFYHQGERIDSTLKGITIIGDKQHVDHYTLVHHAQPNCESHQNYKGIYGDNATGVFNGKIYVEKEAQKTDAFQQNNNILLSDKATINAKPQLEIFADDVKCSHGCTIGQLDENAMFYMQQRGIPKKEAKALLMYAFTSEVTSSIKIPELKNKIARIIATKLGVNMGFDL, encoded by the coding sequence ATGGATTTAAAAGAGAAACTGATATCGTCTTTTATGGCTTTTGAAGAACGAGTGGATGTGCAGGCAACCTTGCATGATATTCGTACCGAAGCCCTGAAAAATTTTGAAAATAAAGGCTTCCCGACTAAAAAAGAAGAAGCCTGGAAATATACATCGCTGAATGCGATCCTGAAAAAGGATTTCAGCGTATTTCCAAAAGAAGAAAGTGCCGTTGATTTTAAAGACGTTAAAAAATATTTCCTGAATGACCTGGATACCTACAAAGTGGTATTTATTGATGGTGTATTCAGTTCGTTTTTATCATCAACCACACACGATGGATTGGATGTTTGTTTGATGTCTTCCGCATTGACCAAACCGAAATATAAAATGATAATCGATACCTATTTTAATCAGGTAGCGGAAAAAGAAGAAAGCTTAACGTCCCTGAATACGGCATTTGCCTACGAAGGTGCGTATATTAACATACCAAAAAGTAAAGTAGCCGACAAACCGATTGAAATTATCTATTTTTCTACCGGAAATGAAGCTGCACTAATGGTTCAACCCCGAAATCTGATTATCGTTGGGGAAAACGCGCATGTGCAAATTACAGAGCGTCACCAAAGCCTTAATGAGAATCCGGTATTGATCAATTCGGTTACAGAGATCTTCGCTCATAAACGCGCTATTGTCGATTTCTATAAGATTCAGAATGATGTACAAACGGCAACGTTAATCGATAATACCTATATTTCACAAAAACAGGAAAGTATTGTTTCGGTACATACGTTTTCTTTTGGCGGTAATATCACCCGTAATAACCTGAACTTCTATCATCAGGGAGAGCGTATCGACAGTACGTTAAAAGGGATTACCATTATCGGAGATAAACAACACGTGGATCATTATACATTGGTACACCATGCACAACCGAATTGTGAAAGCCACCAGAATTACAAAGGAATTTACGGTGATAATGCAACCGGTGTATTCAACGGGAAAATTTATGTTGAGAAGGAAGCGCAGAAAACAGATGCTTTCCAGCAAAATAACAATATCCTGTTGAGTGATAAAGCGACGATTAATGCGAAACCGCAATTGGAAATCTTTGCCGATGATGTGAAGTGTTCTCACGGATGTACTATCGGACAGTTGGATGAAAACGCGATGTTCTATATGCAACAACGCGGAATTCCAAAAAAAGAAGCTAAAGCATTATTGATGTATGCTTTTACAAGCGAAGTAACATCCAGTATTAAAATACCGGAATTAAAAAATAAGATTGCCCGAATTATTGCGACTAAATTAGGCGTAAACATGGGATTTGATCTTTAA
- a CDS encoding efflux RND transporter periplasmic adaptor subunit, with protein sequence MKRVFSILVLALLFSCHSKEKKKTEDPQPPKVENDGSLITFKDKSIFSLFKTETIGSGSLTGDLMAVGQVGATVLGSDSGSSNNIILFENPELASNYTELIKHQINIKQISNVNIKQRQIELARAKDLNQHGAMTGQELLNAQTALSMEITNLSNEKAAIIEHEAMLKSAGFDPDLLRRASKGAAYLVSDIPENQISKLKKGDTCRIQFTAYPNETFSGKIEAIADRVDFTTRMVKLRIGLNNADDKLKVGMYANVAFGLKSNNSISVPKNAIVTVQGKNYVFIQKNDSQFERKEIQMGQQIGDRIIIFGGVENGSKVVKDGVMQLKGLSFGY encoded by the coding sequence ATGAAGCGTGTTTTTTCAATTTTAGTTTTAGCTCTACTGTTTTCCTGTCACTCTAAAGAGAAAAAGAAAACAGAAGACCCGCAGCCTCCGAAAGTAGAAAACGATGGCAGCCTTATCACGTTTAAAGACAAGAGTATATTCAGTCTCTTTAAAACCGAAACAATCGGAAGCGGTTCGTTAACCGGCGATTTGATGGCGGTCGGACAAGTGGGCGCAACTGTCCTGGGATCGGACTCCGGAAGTTCCAATAATATTATTCTGTTTGAAAACCCGGAACTGGCCTCCAATTATACTGAACTGATCAAACACCAGATTAATATCAAGCAAATCAGTAACGTGAATATCAAACAGCGTCAAATCGAATTGGCCCGGGCGAAAGACTTGAACCAACACGGTGCGATGACCGGTCAGGAATTATTAAATGCCCAAACGGCTTTGTCTATGGAAATAACCAACCTGTCAAACGAAAAAGCGGCCATTATCGAACATGAAGCCATGTTGAAATCGGCAGGATTTGATCCGGATTTGCTTAGAAGAGCCTCAAAAGGAGCGGCTTATCTGGTAAGTGATATTCCGGAAAATCAGATCAGCAAACTGAAAAAAGGAGATACTTGTAGGATTCAGTTTACAGCCTATCCGAATGAAACTTTTAGCGGAAAAATAGAAGCGATAGCTGATCGTGTGGATTTTACTACCCGTATGGTGAAATTGCGTATCGGATTAAACAATGCAGATGATAAACTAAAAGTAGGAATGTATGCTAATGTTGCTTTCGGATTAAAAAGCAATAACTCAATCAGTGTTCCGAAAAATGCTATTGTAACCGTTCAGGGGAAAAATTATGTGTTTATTCAGAAAAATGATTCCCAGTTTGAACGTAAAGAAATACAAATGGGACAACAAATAGGTGATCGCATCATCATTTTCGGCGGTGTTGAAAACGGAAGTAAAGTCGTAAAAGACGGGGTAATGCAGCTTAAAGGATTGTCATTCGGATACTAA
- a CDS encoding TolC family protein, producing MKLKLLLTFALIFLAKDVMVSQTVYDIRSALQTAKANNRELKSEQLTVQVAQADVVTAKLRPNLTLNNQTLQLAESAHYAPDTKWSNSQNRQVWWQLTKQFQLPGQRKNKIDVANKSVAISEATYKDFERNLLTDVAMKWLDVWLAQKKWQTALMAKNNWDTLVTINKNRLKNQVITTTDFNRTELVANQYNLLSQTSKQDYQNKLNTLKFALGVGNDIAIANDDAIELSTLQNQDELLQNAIENRSDISVLKNSVEMMKSNISLQKSLAYPQPELGAVYNPQNNVPYVGLYATIDLPFFDRNQGEIKKSQVTKDKAEQELATSKERIKTEISNAYASYKQFEQNASNLKKMKEQSYTILSNVKYAYMRGGTTLIDFLEAQRTWYDSQENYYEAVYQHKESYIQLLYTTGLINQIAQ from the coding sequence ATGAAATTGAAACTATTACTCACTTTTGCCCTGATCTTTTTGGCAAAAGATGTTATGGTATCGCAAACGGTTTACGATATCAGGTCGGCACTTCAAACGGCTAAAGCCAATAACCGGGAACTCAAATCGGAACAGCTCACCGTACAGGTAGCACAAGCCGATGTGGTTACGGCTAAACTAAGGCCAAACCTTACATTAAACAATCAAACACTGCAATTGGCCGAATCGGCACATTATGCTCCGGATACCAAATGGAGCAATTCGCAAAACCGTCAGGTATGGTGGCAGTTAACCAAACAATTCCAGCTTCCGGGACAACGGAAAAATAAAATTGATGTGGCGAATAAAAGCGTTGCGATTTCGGAAGCAACCTACAAGGATTTCGAACGAAACCTGCTTACCGATGTAGCAATGAAATGGCTTGATGTCTGGTTGGCGCAAAAGAAATGGCAAACAGCATTGATGGCGAAAAACAACTGGGATACTTTGGTTACAATCAATAAAAACAGATTGAAAAATCAGGTTATTACCACAACGGATTTTAACCGTACGGAATTGGTGGCCAATCAATATAACTTGCTATCCCAAACGTCCAAACAGGATTATCAGAACAAGCTGAATACGTTGAAATTCGCTTTAGGCGTAGGCAATGATATTGCAATTGCAAATGATGATGCAATTGAACTGTCAACGTTACAAAACCAGGATGAATTATTGCAAAATGCTATTGAAAACAGAAGCGACATTAGCGTACTGAAAAATAGTGTTGAGATGATGAAAAGCAATATTTCGCTACAAAAAAGCCTGGCGTATCCGCAACCGGAACTGGGAGCGGTATATAATCCGCAGAACAATGTTCCTTATGTAGGACTTTATGCTACGATTGATCTGCCGTTTTTTGATAGAAACCAGGGAGAAATTAAAAAATCACAGGTTACAAAAGATAAAGCGGAACAGGAACTGGCAACATCGAAAGAGCGTATTAAAACTGAAATTTCGAATGCCTATGCAAGTTATAAACAGTTTGAGCAGAATGCTTCGAATCTTAAAAAGATGAAAGAACAGTCGTATACGATTCTGAGCAATGTTAAATATGCCTATATGCGCGGCGGAACAACTTTAATTGACTTTCTGGAAGCACAACGTACCTGGTACGACAGTCAGGAAAACTACTATGAAGCGGTTTATCAGCATAAAGAAAGTTATATCCAATTACTATACACTACAGGTTTAATAAATCAAATTGCACAATAA
- a CDS encoding aminotransferase class V-fold PLP-dependent enzyme, translating into MKKLDIQAVRADFPILSQTVNGKPLVYFDNGATAQKPKVVIDAITKYYEEINANIHRGVHTLSQLATDAYEVSRNTIQKHLNAEHNHEIIFTSGTTHGINLVANGFASLLNEDDVVMVSAIEHHSNIVPWQMLCERTGASLAVIPMNENGELVMAEFDRLLNDKVKIIAVNHISNALGTINPIETIIEKAHRVGAAVLIDGAQATPHLRPDVQKLDCDFYVFSGHKVCGPTGVGILYGKESWLNQLPPYQGGGEMIKEVTFEKTTYAELPHKFEAGTPNIAGGIVLGTAIDYLNTIGFDAIEAYEQELLAYGTEKLLEIEGVKIYGSGAHKASLISFNIEGIHPYDIGTIVDKLGIAVRTGHHCAQPIMSFFDIPGTVRASFAFYNTKEEIDIFVEAVKKAKQMLS; encoded by the coding sequence ATGAAAAAACTAGATATTCAGGCTGTTAGAGCTGATTTTCCGATACTATCTCAAACAGTAAACGGTAAACCACTGGTCTATTTTGATAACGGAGCAACCGCTCAGAAACCGAAAGTGGTAATCGATGCCATAACAAAATATTACGAAGAAATCAACGCCAATATTCACAGAGGTGTGCATACGTTAAGTCAGTTGGCAACAGATGCTTATGAAGTGTCACGAAATACAATACAAAAACACCTGAATGCGGAGCATAACCATGAAATCATTTTTACATCCGGAACTACACACGGGATTAATCTGGTAGCTAACGGTTTTGCGTCCCTGCTAAATGAAGATGATGTTGTAATGGTTTCGGCAATTGAGCATCATAGTAATATTGTGCCATGGCAAATGTTGTGTGAGCGAACCGGAGCGAGTCTGGCTGTAATTCCGATGAATGAGAACGGAGAATTAGTGATGGCTGAATTTGACAGATTGTTGAATGATAAAGTTAAGATCATCGCTGTTAATCATATATCCAATGCATTAGGAACAATCAATCCGATCGAGACGATTATCGAAAAAGCGCATCGGGTTGGAGCGGCTGTTTTAATTGACGGTGCTCAGGCTACGCCGCATTTACGTCCGGACGTACAAAAACTGGATTGCGATTTCTACGTCTTCTCCGGACATAAAGTGTGCGGACCAACCGGTGTTGGAATTCTATACGGAAAAGAAAGCTGGTTAAATCAATTGCCACCGTATCAAGGTGGTGGTGAGATGATTAAAGAAGTAACATTTGAAAAAACAACTTACGCCGAATTACCGCATAAGTTTGAAGCCGGAACGCCTAATATTGCCGGCGGTATTGTTTTGGGTACAGCAATTGATTATCTGAATACTATCGGTTTTGATGCAATTGAAGCTTACGAACAGGAACTACTGGCATACGGAACGGAAAAATTGCTGGAAATAGAAGGCGTTAAGATATACGGTTCCGGAGCACATAAGGCGTCTTTAATCTCATTTAATATCGAAGGAATACATCCGTATGATATCGGAACGATTGTAGACAAATTGGGTATTGCGGTAAGAACAGGTCATCATTGCGCACAACCGATTATGAGCTTTTTCGATATTCCGGGAACAGTCCGGGCATCGTTCGCCTTTTACAATACGAAAGAAGAAATTGATATCTTTGTAGAAGCGGTAAAAAAAGCAAAGCAAATGTTATCCTAA
- a CDS encoding efflux RND transporter permease subunit: protein MIKNLLLFSLRNRWIVVGISIALMLVGYFCFTQLKIEAYPDIADTNVIVVAQYKGRAAEEVEQQVTVAIERALQNTPNVLDRRSRTIFGLGIVQLTFKDGTDDYFARQQVMERLATADLPDGVEVELAPLSTAVGEIFRYVVEAPPSYTPIQIRDLQDWVIKPYLLQTDGIADITTFGGPLKQFHIQLSPEKLRKYDLKISDIEEKVVANNINSGGNTIERGGQAFAVRGLGAIKNEKDIENIVIKTANGLPVFIRDVGEVEIMPPPPSGVLGYTFPDEKVDVHNGVEGIVLLRRYENPSEVLKALKQRIADLQDHELPEGVKIRTMYDRSFLINHSLETVGRTLFEGISIVIIVLIFFLGSWRSALVVALTIPFSLLFAFIIMRLTGIPANLLSLGAIDFGIIVDGAVVMAEHLIRRYKKASIEERKEGIVKITMLSAQEVGREIFFSVAIIILAYMPILLMTRVEGKLFSPMALTLSFAVIGSMLAALTLIPVLISFVYNKVVSNTDSEVKEHKNIVLDYLDKKYSKLLSGLLGSYKRTVYIGMAVVVVLIAFGSKLGSEFLPELDEGSIFIRGNFPAGISIQENATYSPKIRKVIAKYPQISYIITQAGRNDDGTDPFPANRNEILIGLKDYKLWSDTIAKKELVKLIRTDLEHALPSVRFSSGQPIIDQVMEIVTGSAADLAVSIVGDDLQMMRSKADSIVSIVNKMKGSSAVNIEQEGPQEQLSIHIDREKTARFGINVSDVQDIIEAAIGGKAITTLYDGVKRYDIMVRYLPQHRANIDEIKSLLVTSTNGALIPIEQLADVSFIQGQTNIYHYNGKRMITVRTNIVGRDQVSFVKELEAKINKSIPVPKGYQIIYGGQYENLERAGKQLLLTIPLTIGLVFILLFSLYKNFKDTLITMTCILFALGGGISALLLRGYYFNVSAGVGFVSIFGISVMAGVLLVSALNRANVGISDESSKDTVEKVSKEQLRAILSILVLAVLGLIPAATSTGIGSDVQRPLATVIIGGLLSTLVFTPLIIPALYYWVHPTKKI, encoded by the coding sequence ATGATTAAGAATTTACTTTTATTCTCACTCAGAAACCGATGGATCGTAGTGGGAATCAGCATTGCTTTAATGCTGGTTGGATATTTTTGCTTTACGCAATTAAAAATTGAGGCGTATCCGGATATTGCCGATACTAACGTAATCGTTGTAGCACAATACAAAGGTCGTGCTGCCGAAGAAGTGGAACAACAGGTAACGGTTGCAATTGAACGGGCCTTACAAAATACACCAAACGTATTAGACAGAAGAAGCCGTACAATTTTCGGTTTGGGAATTGTACAACTAACGTTTAAAGACGGAACGGATGATTATTTCGCACGGCAACAGGTGATGGAACGATTAGCAACTGCAGATCTTCCGGATGGTGTTGAGGTGGAACTGGCACCGTTGTCTACTGCTGTAGGTGAAATCTTTCGTTATGTGGTGGAAGCACCGCCAAGTTATACACCAATCCAGATCCGGGATTTACAGGACTGGGTGATCAAACCGTATTTATTGCAAACGGACGGTATTGCGGATATTACAACTTTTGGCGGACCGTTAAAGCAATTCCATATTCAATTGTCTCCGGAAAAACTGCGAAAATACGACCTGAAGATTTCGGATATCGAAGAAAAGGTGGTGGCTAATAATATCAACTCGGGCGGAAACACAATTGAACGTGGCGGACAGGCATTTGCCGTACGCGGACTCGGAGCAATTAAGAATGAAAAAGACATTGAAAATATTGTAATAAAAACAGCTAACGGACTTCCGGTATTTATTCGGGATGTAGGTGAAGTGGAGATCATGCCGCCACCGCCAAGCGGCGTTTTAGGATATACGTTCCCGGATGAAAAAGTGGATGTACACAATGGTGTAGAGGGAATTGTATTATTACGTCGTTATGAAAATCCGAGTGAAGTGCTAAAAGCGTTAAAACAACGTATCGCTGATCTTCAGGATCACGAATTACCGGAAGGTGTAAAGATCCGTACCATGTATGATCGTAGCTTCCTGATTAATCACTCGCTTGAAACCGTAGGAAGAACCTTGTTTGAAGGGATTAGTATCGTGATCATCGTATTGATCTTTTTCCTCGGAAGCTGGCGTAGTGCATTGGTTGTAGCGCTTACAATTCCGTTTTCACTGTTATTTGCCTTTATCATTATGCGACTAACCGGTATTCCGGCCAACTTATTATCATTGGGCGCAATTGACTTTGGTATTATCGTGGATGGTGCGGTTGTAATGGCCGAACACTTGATCAGGCGCTATAAGAAAGCCTCGATTGAGGAACGGAAAGAAGGAATTGTAAAAATTACGATGCTTTCGGCTCAGGAAGTAGGACGCGAAATTTTCTTCTCGGTAGCGATTATTATCCTGGCATATATGCCGATTTTATTGATGACCCGAGTGGAAGGGAAACTGTTCTCACCAATGGCTTTAACGTTGTCGTTTGCCGTTATCGGTTCGATGTTGGCGGCCTTAACGCTTATTCCGGTATTGATTTCATTTGTATATAACAAAGTGGTTTCGAATACGGATTCCGAGGTTAAAGAACATAAAAATATTGTACTGGATTATCTGGATAAAAAATACAGTAAGTTACTTTCGGGTTTACTGGGAAGCTATAAGCGTACGGTTTATATCGGTATGGCGGTAGTTGTTGTACTGATTGCTTTCGGATCAAAACTGGGATCGGAATTTTTACCGGAACTGGATGAAGGATCGATTTTTATTCGTGGAAATTTCCCGGCGGGGATCTCGATTCAGGAAAATGCAACGTATTCGCCTAAGATTCGAAAAGTGATTGCTAAATATCCGCAAATCTCGTATATCATTACGCAGGCGGGAAGAAACGATGACGGAACCGATCCGTTCCCGGCCAACCGTAATGAGATTTTAATCGGATTAAAAGATTATAAACTGTGGAGCGATACGATTGCTAAAAAAGAACTGGTAAAATTAATTCGTACCGATCTGGAACATGCGTTGCCAAGTGTGCGTTTCTCATCCGGTCAGCCGATTATTGACCAGGTAATGGAAATTGTAACCGGTAGTGCTGCCGATCTGGCTGTGAGTATTGTGGGTGATGATTTGCAAATGATGCGATCTAAAGCGGATAGCATTGTTTCGATTGTAAACAAAATGAAAGGAAGTTCGGCGGTAAACATCGAACAGGAAGGACCACAGGAACAATTGTCAATTCATATTGACCGGGAAAAAACAGCCCGTTTCGGAATTAATGTATCGGATGTTCAGGATATTATCGAAGCCGCTATCGGAGGTAAAGCGATTACAACTTTGTATGATGGTGTAAAACGATACGATATTATGGTTCGTTATCTGCCGCAACACCGTGCGAATATTGATGAAATTAAATCTTTGTTGGTAACGTCTACCAATGGTGCGTTAATCCCGATTGAGCAATTGGCCGATGTAAGTTTTATTCAGGGACAAACCAATATTTATCACTACAATGGAAAACGTATGATTACCGTACGTACCAATATTGTAGGAAGAGACCAGGTAAGTTTTGTGAAAGAACTGGAAGCTAAAATCAATAAATCGATTCCGGTTCCGAAAGGCTATCAGATTATTTATGGCGGACAATACGAAAATCTGGAACGTGCCGGAAAACAGTTATTGTTAACGATTCCGTTGACTATCGGATTAGTGTTTATATTGTTATTCTCCTTGTATAAAAACTTTAAAGATACCTTGATTACCATGACCTGTATCCTGTTCGCATTAGGTGGTGGAATCAGTGCCTTGTTATTGCGAGGCTATTATTTCAACGTTTCAGCCGGTGTAGGATTTGTTTCGATCTTCGGTATTTCGGTAATGGCCGGTGTATTGCTCGTCTCGGCGCTCAATAGGGCCAATGTGGGAATCAGCGATGAGAGTTCAAAAGATACTGTGGAAAAAGTTTCAAAAGAACAATTACGAGCCATTTTATCCATTCTGGTATTGGCGGTATTGGGTCTGATCCCGGCTGCAACATCAACCGGAATCGGTTCCGATGTACAACGCCCGCTGGCAACAGTTATTATCGGGGGACTATTAAGTACATTAGTATTTACTCCGCTGATTATTCCGGCTTTGTACTATTGGGTACATCCGACAAAGAAAATATAA